AGCGCAACACCACGATCCAGGAAACTTTTGTGCCTTCCGCGGGCCCGCCCGTCGCGCCGGCATCAAAAGACGAATGGGCCAGGCAGCGCGATGAATGGCTGGCTGCACTGAAAGAAAAATGCTTCGCTGGCTGGCCTGAAAAACCCGGCCCGGTCGAGCTGAAACAAATCTTTTCGGCGGAGCATCACGGCGTTGACCTCGATGCGTATGAGTTTGCCAGCCAGCCAAACGTTCGGCTGCGGTTGTTCCTGGCGCGGCGTCCCCAACTCAAAAAACCCGAGCGCATCGTGCTGGTCGTGCAGGACGAGGAGGACTGGCAGAAATGGCTGTCAGCAATGCGCCACGCGTTTGCCGACGAACTCGTCCCGGACAATTCAGAAACGCTGAATCCCGATCCAAAACAATTCGACGCTCTGCGTCGGACACTGCTGGCGAACAACAATGTCTTCGTTTACCTCGCCGCGCGCGGGATCGGTCCAACAACCTGGAGCGGCGATGCAAAAAAGCAGACGCAGATTCGCCGGCGCTTCATGTTGCTGGGCGAAACGCTGGACTCCATGCGCGTCTGGGACATCCGGCGGGCAGTGCAGGCCGTGCGCTCGTTCCGCAGCTTTCGCGGCGCTCCGCTCTGCGTCGAAGCGCATCACGACCTGGCCGTGGAGGCGCTCTATGCGTCGTTGTTTGAAAAGGGAATCGCTTTGCTTCATCTCCGGCGATTACCCACATCACATCGCGACGGGCCGGACTACCTGAACGTGCTGCGGGTACTGGACGTGCCACAAGCCGTTGCCATGGCTGCGGAGCGATCGCAGGTGCGCCTGTCTGACACGGATTCAGAGGGCTGGGAATACCCGATTACTGTCAGTCAACGTCTTGGTTGGAACGAGAAACAGTTCGTTGTTGAGCGACCGCCGATCGGTCGTTCGGAATAGACCCATCAGCCAAACTGGATTTCGTCTCGTGGAAGGGGCACAAGTAGCAAAGCTGCGTTCCAGGTTCTAGGCGCTCCGTGGCATTTTCTGCTTACGGGATCAACCAGCTTCGAGCGTTTCAAACGAGGCCGGGCAAACAGTCGGGAGAGAATTCTTCGACCGTAAAGTGTCACCACAACATGAAACCGCTTGGCAATTGAATTGATCTCCAGTAAGCAAAGTCCCCTCTTTGTCTATGTGGTTAAGAACTCTTTTATTGATGATTCTCGGCGCGCTCGCCGTGCCGGCCCAGCAAGGCGACAAAACAGGCGAAACTCAAACGCCTCGTGTCCCGCGGGATTTGATTCCGCCCGCGCCGCCTTTGTCGCCCGAGGAAGCACTCAAAACGATCAAAGTGCAGTCCGGTTTCCACGTCGAGCTCGTCGCCGCCGAACCACTGGTGCACTGTCCGATTCAAATCGCGTTCGATCCCGACGGCCGCCTTTGGGTGCTCGAAATGCGCGGCTTCATGCCAAACATTGATGGTGTCGGCGAAACCAACAAGGTGGGCGACGTGGCCGTGCTCGAAGACACCGATGGTGACGGAAAAATGGACAGGCGCACCGTGTTCCTCGACGGCCTGGTAATGCCGCGCGCGCTGTCACTGGTGCGCAACGGCGCGCTGGTCGCCGAACCGCCGAACCTCTGGTTTTGCCAGGACACAGATGGCGACGGCAAATGCGACAAGAAAACACTCGTAGCAGGCGATTACGCGACCCAGGATGATCCCAAACTCGGCGCGCGCGCCAGTCCCGAACACGCATCGAATGGCCTGCTGCGGGCGCTGGACAACTGGATTTATAGCGCGAACCACACGACGCGTTTCCGCAATACCGACGGCGCCTGGCAACGGGAGCCGACGATCTTTCGCGGGCAGTGGGGCATTTCGCAGGACGACTTCGGGCGGCTCTTCTACAATTCGAACGAGGACCCTCTGCGGGCCGACTTCGTGCCTTCACAATATCTGAATCGCAATCCAAATTACCGAAATGCCGCCGGCGCCAACGTGCAGCTTTACAGCGACAAGGCGGTCTGGCCGGTTCGCGTCAACCCTGGCGTAAATCGCGGTTATCGTCCCGGCCAGTTAAGGTCTGACGGCACGCTGGCGACGTTCACCGCGGCCTGCGCACCGCTGGTTTATCGCGGCGACAATTTCCCGAACGAATATGAAGGCAACGTTTTCGTCTGCGAGCCGGCCGGGAATCTGGTCAGACGTTACCTCCTCGAAAACCATGGCGTGGCTTTCAAGGCGAAGAACGCCTACGACAGAGCGGAGTTTCTGGCTTCGACCGACGAGCGTTTCCGTCCCGTGAATCTGTGCAACGGCCCCGACGGATGCCTTTACGTTGTGGACCTGTATCACGGCATTCTGCAACATCGGATTTACATCACCAGCTATTTGCGCCAGCAGATACTCGACCGGAGCCTCGACCAGCCGCTCGACCTTGGCCGTATCTATCGCATCGTCAGCGACGCCAAATCGCCCGGTCCGAAACCGCAGCTCGCGAAGGCGGCTTCGGAGCAACTGGTGACAAGCCTTTCGCACCCGAATGGCTGGTGGCGCGATACGGCGCAGCGGTTGCTTGTGGAGCGAAACGACCCGGCATCGATTGCGCCGCTCAAACAGCTGGTTGACGCCGGCGCAAATGCATTGGGCCGGTTGCACGCGCTGTGGACGCTCGAAGGGATGCGGCAACTGGACTTTGCGACACTGAAAGCGGCACTGAACGATGCGCATCCAAAAGTACGCGCCGCGGCCATGCGCATCAGCGAGCCGTTGCTCAGGAATCAGCCGGAACTCGTGAGCGAACTGCTGAAGCATGTCGATGACGCGGCCCCGGATGTGCAGTTGCAACTCGCCTTCGCGCTCGGCGAAGTCAAGGAGACGCACGCGATGGAGGCAATGAGGGAGATTGCATTAAACAACGCAACGAATGTTTACATTCGAGACGCCATCATCACCGGACTGGGTGGGCAGGAGTTGGAATTCCTCGAACGTTTGCTTGCCGACAGGAACTGGAAAACGAAGGAGCCAGGCAGGGGCGTTCTCTTCAGCGCCCTGGCACAATGCGTTTATGTTGAAGCGAAACCGGACCGCGTCAACCGCCTGCTGGACGTGACTGCAAACCCTGCTCCCGCTGAAGAATGGCAGCGAATGGCCTTGCTCGACGGCATCATCAATTCGTCGTTTCCGGGCGCGAAGGGCAAGATCAAACCAGTTCGTTTACCCTCGGAACCGCCGGCGTTGGCGGCATTGGGCAG
This DNA window, taken from Candidatus Angelobacter sp., encodes the following:
- a CDS encoding PVC-type heme-binding CxxCH protein, producing the protein MILGALAVPAQQGDKTGETQTPRVPRDLIPPAPPLSPEEALKTIKVQSGFHVELVAAEPLVHCPIQIAFDPDGRLWVLEMRGFMPNIDGVGETNKVGDVAVLEDTDGDGKMDRRTVFLDGLVMPRALSLVRNGALVAEPPNLWFCQDTDGDGKCDKKTLVAGDYATQDDPKLGARASPEHASNGLLRALDNWIYSANHTTRFRNTDGAWQREPTIFRGQWGISQDDFGRLFYNSNEDPLRADFVPSQYLNRNPNYRNAAGANVQLYSDKAVWPVRVNPGVNRGYRPGQLRSDGTLATFTAACAPLVYRGDNFPNEYEGNVFVCEPAGNLVRRYLLENHGVAFKAKNAYDRAEFLASTDERFRPVNLCNGPDGCLYVVDLYHGILQHRIYITSYLRQQILDRSLDQPLDLGRIYRIVSDAKSPGPKPQLAKAASEQLVTSLSHPNGWWRDTAQRLLVERNDPASIAPLKQLVDAGANALGRLHALWTLEGMRQLDFATLKAALNDAHPKVRAAAMRISEPLLRNQPELVSELLKHVDDAAPDVQLQLAFALGEVKETHAMEAMREIALNNATNVYIRDAIITGLGGQELEFLERLLADRNWKTKEPGRGVLFSALAQCVYVEAKPDRVNRLLDVTANPAPAEEWQRMALLDGIINSSFPGAKGKIKPVRLPSEPPALAALGRSAIKVIREREEKIARLVTWPGKPGAEPEITVKPLTPEEQKRFEQGKELFLISCGACHQPHGMGQEGLAPPLVDSEWALGSPQRLVRIVLHGLHGPINVKGKTFQLDMPALGVFDDEQIAAVLTYVRREWGHTASPVEPETVKKIRTETEKREEAWSEAELLKIP